In a single window of the Pristiophorus japonicus isolate sPriJap1 unplaced genomic scaffold, sPriJap1.hap1 HAP1_SCAFFOLD_37, whole genome shotgun sequence genome:
- the LOC139250320 gene encoding zinc finger protein ZFP2-like translates to MEAEGTVHSGEKRYTCSVCGQGFSRSSNLERHKCSHTGEKPIKCGDCGKRFNCPSQLETHRRVHTGERPFTCSDCGKGFIQSSDLLIHQRVHTGERPFTCSECGKRFATSSHLLKHQRVHTGERPFTCSECGKGFIQLSHLLIHQRVHTGERPFTCSDCGKGFTASSSLLIHQRVHTGERPFTCSECGKGFAVSSSLLIHQGVHTGERPFTCSECGKRFTASSSLLIHQRVHTGERPFTCSDCGKEFTASSHLLKHQRVHTGERPFKCSECGKGFTRSSHLLTHQRVHTGERPFTCSECGKGFSLSGNLLRHQRVHK, encoded by the coding sequence atggaagcagaaggcaccgttcacagtggggagaaacggtacacgtgctctgtgtgtggacaaggcttcagtcgatcgtccaacctggagagacacaagtgcagtcacactggggagaaaccaattaaatgtggggactgtgggaaacgtttcaactgcccgtcccagctggaaacacatcgacgagttcacactggggagaggccgttcacctgctccgactgtgggaagggattcattcagtcatccgacctgctgatacaccagcgagttcacactggggagagaccgttcacctgctccgagtgtgggaagagattcgctacatcatcccacctgctgaaacaccagcgagttcacactggggagaggccattcacctgctccgagtgtgggaagggattcattcagttatcccacctactgatacaccagcgagttcacactggggagaggccgttcacctgctccgactgtgggaagggattcactgcatcatccagcctgctgatacaccagcgagttcacactggggagaggccattcacctgctccgagtgtgggaagggattcgctgtatcatccagcctgctgatacaccagggagttcacactggggagaggccattcacctgctccgagtgtgggaagagattcactgcatcatccagcctgctgatacaccagcgagttcacactggggagaggccgttcacctgctctgactgtgggaaggaattcactgcatcatcccacctgctgaaacaccagcgagttcacactggggagagaccttttaaatgttctgagtgtgggaagggatttactcggtcatcccacctgctgacacaccagcgagttcacactggggagaggccgttcacctgctctgagtgtgggaagggattctctctgtcaggcaacctgctgagacaccagcgagttcacaagtga